The genomic window TTCGGGACGATCGCGGCGTTCATGTCCGACACCACCCTACGCGGCCGCGTCCTGTGGTTTTTAATGACCGCGCGGCCGGACCTGTTGCCCGTCGATATCAAACGGCAGGGCCGCGCCGAAGAGCACATACCGCTCTTCCACCCGGAAACCCCCGAAGACCGGGAAGCCTTGTTCAAGGTCTTCCTCAAAAAGAACCACATCAAAACGCGGGTGCGCGGCATCGAACGTGAATACCAGGCCGCCGGTGCGCCGCACTTGTCCGGCGCCGACATCGAAGCCGTGTGCATTCGCGCCAAACGCCTAGCGGCCGCCCGCGGCGAGGAGAGCGTGTTGGCCAAGGACATCGAAACCGCGTTCCGTCAGTTCATCCCGCCGGTGTACGCGGAAGAAATCGAGTACCAAACCATCGCCGCCGTGATGGAATGCACCAATCGCGACCTGTTGCCCGAAGCCTATCGCACGAAGCCGCGTGAGGAACTGACCCGCCGCCTGCGCGAACTCAAGCGCTTCGTAAACTAAATGATGCCACCGCTGGTTTCGGTTCTGATGCCCGCGCGCGACGAGGCGCTACGCGTTGCTGACGCCCTTTCCGACCTGATGGCGCAAACGCTGACCGATGTGGAAATCCTGGTTCTCGACGACGGTTCGACCGACGACACGTCCGCCGTCGCCCGCCGTACCGCAGGAAACGACCAGCGTGTGCGCGTCATCACCCTGCCCGCTCGCGGCATCGTCGCGACGCTGAACGAAGGGCTGGCGGCTGCGCACGGCGCCTTCATTGCCCGCATGGACGCCGACGATCGCTGCGCCCCCAATCGACTGGAAGCCCAAATCGACCTGCTACATTCCCGGCCGGATCTCGCCCTCGCTTCGTGCCTGATTGCGCCGCCCGTGGGGGAAAGCTACGCAGGCGGTTATCAAGCCTACGCGAAGTGGGTCAATTCGCTGGTCACGCCCGAAGCCGTCGTGCGCGAACGTTTTATCGAATGCCCGGTCGTGCATCCCACCATGGTGACACGGCGCGATGTGTTGCGCGAACACGGCGGTTGGCGAGACGGCGATTTCCCCGAGGATTACGATTTGATCCTGCGCCTGCTGGCCGACGGCGCCGCGATGGCCAAAGTGGAATCGCCGCTCTATTTCTGGCGCGACCACGCCAACCGCGCCAGCCGCGTCGATCCTCGCTACGCGCCCGCCGCGTTCTACGCCCTGAAAGCCGAATTCCTCTCGCAGGGCCCGTTGTGCGACGCGCCGGAGATTGTGGTTTGCGGCGCCGGTCGCCTAAGTCGCAAGCATGTGCGACCGTTGCAGCGGCTCGGTCACCACGTGCGGGCGTGGCTTGATATCGACCCCAAGAAAATCGGCATCTGTCATGCGGGGGCGCCAGTTTTGCACGTCGAGCGCCTGCGCGAAGTGCGGGCGTGGCCGCTGTTGGTTTACGTCGGCACCCGCGGCGCGCGGGAGTTGATCCGCCCGCGCCTGCAGGAGGCCGGGTTTGAGGAAGGTCGGGACGCCTGGTTCTGTGCTTGACCAGCTTCGGCCCGCTTCTCTACGATGCTCACGGGGCGAACTAAGGGAGGGTTGATGGGCCGACACCGCTGGACGATAGCCGGGTTGCTGCTTGCGGTTGCGGCGTTCACTTTCGTCCTCGGCACGCTGCATGTCCATCGTTTCAACTACGACCCGCGCGACGAAGCGGTCAACAACCAAATCCTGCATAACACCGCGCACGGCCGCATCGGCTTCAACACGATCAAGGGCGACGCCTATTTTCATCGCCACTTCCGGCCGATTTTTCTCCCGCTGGCGATTCCCTACATGTTCGTGTCCGGGCCGCCGACTTACTACTTCACCAGCGCGTTTGTGTTGGCGCTCGGGGCGATTTTCGCGTTCTTGCTCGGGCGACATCTGTTCGATGATGAACGCTACGCCTTCTTGGCGGGCCTGGCGTGGCTGCTGTTCGCACCGGTGCACGAGTTAGCGCTGAATAATTTCGACCCGGAAACCATCGCCGCGACATTCTGGCTCGGCGCGTTTTATTTCTTCCAGAAGCGCGATTTGCGCTGGTTTTGGGTCCTGGCGATGCTCGGCGTTTGCTGCAAGGAAACTCATGCGCCGATCCTCGCCGCCTTCGGCGTGCTGGCGCTGATCGAACGCCGCGACTGGCGTTGGATCGCCCCGCCTATTCTCGTCGGCGCCGTTTGGTTCGTGGTGACGGTTACGTGGCTGATACCGGCCTACACGCCCGAGTTCAAGATGGTCTACAACCGCTTCGCGGGCGTGCAATCGCCCGATTTTTGGGGCGATATCACCCGCAGCGTGTTTGCCGATCCAAGCGGCTGGCTGGCTGAGATATTCCGCCCGGAAGACGGTTATTTGTTCGGCAAGCTTCTGCTCGCGACGCTCGGCCTGGCGCTGCTCGGGCCGCTTGCCCTGCTGCCGGCGGGCACGATCATCCTGCAAATCCTGTTGCACAAGGACGCGTTGCCGGTCCGGCAAACGCACATGCTCGCGGGTTTCGTGCCATTTCTGTTCGCGGCCATGTTGATCGGCATCAAGCGCGTCGCCGATTGGCTGCCGCAACGCCGCTTCGTCACCGCCGCCCTGTTGACGGCCGTCATGGCGTGGAACGTGGCCGCGGCGTTCCTGCCCGGCCCTTTCGGACCAAGCCGCACCTACGGCCGGGAAGACGGTTTGTATCCGACGACTTTGTTCTCGAGGGATTTCTATCGCCGCGATTCCGCAAAAGGTTGGCTCGTTATCGACGCCGTGCCCGACGACGCGGCGGTGATCGCCAACTCACGGCTGCTGCTGCCGCTCTCGAGCCGCGCCGTGCTGCGCGAATTCGATTCCCATGACGACCTGGAAAGCGCCCTGGCCGAAGTCGACTGGATCGCCTTGACCTTTAGCGAGCCGCGCTGCCTCACCTGCACGTTCGCGAAACTTAAGCCGCAATCGTTGCGTCATCTCGCCGAGCGCCTGCGGGCCGGGCATTTTGTGGTCGTCGTACTAACGGATCAGGAAATGCTGCTGCGGCGGCTCGGGCCGGAAGACGATGCGACCCCCGGCCAGATACATCAAGATGCCGCGCATCTATTGGAAGCTGAGGCGAGTAGGATCGAACGCGAGTCCGGCGATTAACGCGCGCCGCGGCCGAGCAGCACGACGGGGATGGTTTTCAGCATAATGATGATGTCGAGTTTAAGCGACCAGTTGTCGATGTACTTCAGGTCGAGCACCATCCACTGACTGAAATCGATTTCATTGCGCCCGGCGATCTGCCAAAAGCACGTGAGGCCGGGCTTCATCGAGAGCCGCCGCCGCTGCCAGCGCTCGTAATTCTCGACCTCCTCGGGCACGGGCGGTCGCGGGCCGACCAGGCTCATATCGCCGATCAGCACGTTGAACAGTTGCGGCAGTTCATCCAGGCTCGTGCGCCGCAGCCAACGACCCAGGTGCGTGACGCGCGGATCGTCTTTCATCTTGAACACCGGACCGCTCATCTCGTTTTGGTCGGCCAGGTCTTTTTTGAGGTCTTCGGCGTTTTCCACCATGGTGCGGAATTTGTACATCTTGAAGAGGCGTCCGTTCAGGCCGCTACGCACTTGGTGAAAGAGCACGGCGCCCGAGCCGCTCACCTTGATCGCCACGCTGATCGCCAGCATGAGCGGCGACAAAATCACGAGCGCCACAAAGGCGACCACGCGGTCCATCACGCCTTTGGCGAGCAGTTGCCCGACCTGGCTGGGAGTGGTCGAGAAGGTCAGCACGGGCGTTTCGCCCAAGGAGCGGATCGAAGTTCGCGCGATGCTCGGCCGGAACCAATCGGCCAGCACCGAGAACCGCACGCCGACTTCCTCGCAGGCGAACACCAAATCGTTGATGTCCACTTCGCTGTCGATCGACATGGCGTAGAAGACTTCGTCGACGCTCGTGGTGTTGAGCACGGCGCGCAATTCGCTCACCCGACCCAAGATGGGAACGCCCGCCGCATCGGGCTCGCCGCGGTCGCGATCAGTCAGCACGCCGACGAGCTCGTATCCCAAATCCGGGCTGACCAACAGCTTCTCGACGAAGGCCGCGGCTCGTTCGCCGGACCCCAACACGATCGTCTTGATATGGTCGTAGCCGTGTTCCCGCATCTTGCCGATCACCGCCTTGACCAGCGCCTTGAAATTGAGCAGCAGTAGGAACTTGGCGATCGCGTACGTGCCGATGAGCAAGCGCGAGATGTCCTGCACCCGCAGCACGAACAAAACCATAATCAGCAGCACGAACCCGACCACCACGGCCTTGCTCACATTCAGCAGAATGTCGAAGTAGCTGATGATGCGGTTGTGCGTGTAAAACCCGAACAAATAGAGCAGCACCAGGGTCGTGACCAGATCGATAAACAACCACCAGCCGTAATGACCCAATTCGTAGAGTTGGCGCACCTGATACGCCCCGGGCAGAAACTGCTTGACCGA from Candidatus Lernaella stagnicola includes these protein-coding regions:
- a CDS encoding glycosyltransferase family 2 protein, with protein sequence MMPPLVSVLMPARDEALRVADALSDLMAQTLTDVEILVLDDGSTDDTSAVARRTAGNDQRVRVITLPARGIVATLNEGLAAAHGAFIARMDADDRCAPNRLEAQIDLLHSRPDLALASCLIAPPVGESYAGGYQAYAKWVNSLVTPEAVVRERFIECPVVHPTMVTRRDVLREHGGWRDGDFPEDYDLILRLLADGAAMAKVESPLYFWRDHANRASRVDPRYAPAAFYALKAEFLSQGPLCDAPEIVVCGAGRLSRKHVRPLQRLGHHVRAWLDIDPKKIGICHAGAPVLHVERLREVRAWPLLVYVGTRGARELIRPRLQEAGFEEGRDAWFCA
- a CDS encoding DUF2079 domain-containing protein, producing MGRHRWTIAGLLLAVAAFTFVLGTLHVHRFNYDPRDEAVNNQILHNTAHGRIGFNTIKGDAYFHRHFRPIFLPLAIPYMFVSGPPTYYFTSAFVLALGAIFAFLLGRHLFDDERYAFLAGLAWLLFAPVHELALNNFDPETIAATFWLGAFYFFQKRDLRWFWVLAMLGVCCKETHAPILAAFGVLALIERRDWRWIAPPILVGAVWFVVTVTWLIPAYTPEFKMVYNRFAGVQSPDFWGDITRSVFADPSGWLAEIFRPEDGYLFGKLLLATLGLALLGPLALLPAGTIILQILLHKDALPVRQTHMLAGFVPFLFAAMLIGIKRVADWLPQRRFVTAALLTAVMAWNVAAAFLPGPFGPSRTYGREDGLYPTTLFSRDFYRRDSAKGWLVIDAVPDDAAVIANSRLLLPLSSRAVLREFDSHDDLESALAEVDWIALTFSEPRCLTCTFAKLKPQSLRHLAERLRAGHFVVVVLTDQEMLLRRLGPEDDATPGQIHQDAAHLLEAEASRIERESGD
- a CDS encoding sugar transferase, giving the protein MNRERISGLSGFSVFTDMVVVLIAFFLAYALVNSVKQFLPGAYQVRQLYELGHYGWWLFIDLVTTLVLLYLFGFYTHNRIISYFDILLNVSKAVVVGFVLLIMVLFVLRVQDISRLLIGTYAIAKFLLLLNFKALVKAVIGKMREHGYDHIKTIVLGSGERAAAFVEKLLVSPDLGYELVGVLTDRDRGEPDAAGVPILGRVSELRAVLNTTSVDEVFYAMSIDSEVDINDLVFACEEVGVRFSVLADWFRPSIARTSIRSLGETPVLTFSTTPSQVGQLLAKGVMDRVVAFVALVILSPLMLAISVAIKVSGSGAVLFHQVRSGLNGRLFKMYKFRTMVENAEDLKKDLADQNEMSGPVFKMKDDPRVTHLGRWLRRTSLDELPQLFNVLIGDMSLVGPRPPVPEEVENYERWQRRRLSMKPGLTCFWQIAGRNEIDFSQWMVLDLKYIDNWSLKLDIIIMLKTIPVVLLGRGAR